The Nostoc sp. NIES-3756 DNA window GAAGAACTACTACAAATTTGGAGTGACCATCAAGTCACCGTATTGATGATTACCCACGACATCGATGAAGCGCTGTTCCTAGCCGACAGAGTTGTGATGATGACCAACGGCCCAGCCGCCCAAATCGGTGAAATTCTCAATATTCCCTTCAGCCGTCCCCGCAACCGCCGTCGCATCATGGAAGACCCCGAATACTACAATCTGCGAAACTACGCCCTAGATTTCTTGTATAACCGCTTTGCGCATAACGAGTAGTTATTTAGTCATTAGTCCATAGTCAACAGTCAGCACTCAGGAAAAATCAAATGCTGAAAGAATTATTTTCCATCAGGGATCGCTATCGCATCTTACATCAGACTTGGTTTGCTTTCTTTCTTACCTTTGTCTGTTGGTTTAACTTCGCTCCTTTTGCAACTACTATTGGTAAACAATTACATTTATTACCAGAGCAAATCAAAACATTAGGTATTTGTAACCTCGCTTTAACAATTCCCGCGCGGTTGATTATCGGGATGCTACTAGATAAATTCGGCCCCCGCAAAACCTACTCTATCCTACTGATATTTGCGGCGGTTCCTTGTTTAGCAACAGCGCTATCTCAAGACTTTAATCAGTTAGTTATCAGTCGCCTGTTGATGGGAATTGTTGGTTCTGGGTTTGTTGTGGGTATCCGCATGGTGGCTGAATGGTTCTCACCTAAAGAGATGGGAATTGCACAAGGAATTTATGGAGGTTGGGGTAATTTTGGTGCATTTGGCGCAGAATTTGCCCTACCAATGATTGCGGTGGCTACAGGCTTTTTAGCGGGTGGCGCTTCTAATTGGCGTTTAGCGATCGCTCTTACTGGTATCATTGCCGCTATCTACGGCGTAATCTATTACAATACTGTTCAAGATACACCCCCAGGCAAAACTTACCAAAGACCTAAGAAAAATGGTGCGTTGGAAGTCACCAGCGTTAAAAGCTTCTGGGCGATGTTAGTTTCCAACTTTGGTTTAATATTTGCTTTGGGTTTATTAGCTTGGCGTTTAGCACAAAAGAATATTCACTTTCTCACAATTAGCCAGATGTATTTGGTCTGGTTCCTATTAGCTGGGTTGTTTACTTGCCAAACATATCAAGCTTATCAAGTCAACAAAGAATTACTGCTTGGTAAAAAAACTTACCCACCATCTGGGCGCTATCAATTTGGACAAGTTGCCTTACTTGAATTTACTTATGTAACTAACTTTGGTAGTGAATTGGCTGTTGTTTCCATGCTACCCGCCTTCTTTGAAAAAACCTTTGCTTTAGAACACGTAGTTGCTGGGATGATTGCCGCGATCTATCCCTTCCTCAACTTATTTTCTCGTCCTAGCGGTGGCTTGATTTCTGATAAATTTGGCTCTCGTAAATGGACAATGACAATCATTAGTGCCGGGATTGGCGTAAGTTATTTAACTGCTCATTTTATTAATGGTAACTGGCCAATTCCTGTTGCGATCGCTGTCACTATGTTTGCCGCCTACTTTGCACAAGCTGGCTGTGGTGCAACATATGGTATCGTTCCCTTAATTAAGAAAGAAGCTACCGGACAAATTGCTGGTAATGTAGGCGCTTATGGTAATTTTGGTGGTGTAGTTTATCTGACTATTTTCAGTCTCACCGATGCACCCACCTTGTTTACCACAATGGGTATAGCTGCTTTAATTTGTGCTTTTATGTGCGCTTTTCTCCTCAAGGAACCTCAAGGTTCATTTGCTGGTACTTCCGAAAGTGAATTAGCAAATAATACGCCGCAAAATCCGGCATTTTTAGCAGAGGACTAAAGTCCTTACTACGAACTTAAAACTAATAATCTCTATTTTTCTTCAAAATTCTTTGCGACTTTGCGCGACGGACACTTTGCTCAAGTCGGCAAAGCCGCCCAGGCAAGTATCCTCCTTTGCGTGAGAAGAACATGAGTGAATTTACCAAAACTCTTTGCCCCTACTGTGGTGTCGGCTGTGGACTAGAAGTATCACCACCAGCTCAAGCCAACAAAGCCACTAATCGAGACAGCCAAGGAAATCCGATATGGCGGGTACGTGGCGATAAAGCCCACCCATCTAGTCAGGGTATGGTGTGCGTCAAAGGCGCAACGATCGCTGAATCTTTGGATAAAAATAGACTACATTACCCGATGGTACGCGACTCTTTAGATCAAGAGTTCCGCCGCGTCAGTTGGGATGAAGCTTTTGACCTCATCACCAAACGTATTCAAACTGTACGCTTCACCCAAGGGCCAGAAGCTGTATGTATGTATGGTTCCGGTCAGTTTCAAACCGAAGATTACTACTTAGCCCAAAAATTAATGAAAGGGTGTTTGGGTAGTAACAACTTTGATGCAAACTCCCGCCTATGTATGTCCAGTGCGGTATCTGGCTACATCCAAAGTTTTGGGGCTGATGGGCCTCCCTGCTGTTACGAAGACTTAGAGTTAACCGACTGTGCATTTTTAATTGGAACTAACACCGCCGAATGTCACCCCATCGTTTTTAACCGTCTGGAAAAGTACCACCGCAAAAACCGCAAGGTAAAAATGATTGTGGTCGATCCTCGACGTACACCCACCGCCGAAGCCGCAGACTTACATTTAGCAATAAATCCCGGTACAGATATCGACTTGTTAAATGGTATCGCCCATTTATTGATGCGCTGGAACATGATAGATGTGGGTTTCATCGATGACTGTACTCGTGATTTCTCTGCTTATGCTGAGGTAATTCGCCACTATTCGCCGGAGGTGGTAGCGCGTCAATGTGGTATCAGCATTGAAGATTTGGAAACAGCCGCCCGTTATTGGGGAGAGTCGGGGCGTGTGTTGTCGATGTGGTCGATGGGGGTAAATCAATCGAGTGAAGGTACAGCTAAGGTAAGAACGATTATCAATCTACACTTGATGACAGGTCAAATTGGTAAACCAGGGGCGGGGCCTTTCTCTCTTACTGGACAACCCAATGCAATGGGGGGTCGAGAAGCTGGCGGTTTAGCCCATTTGTTACCCGGTTATCGATTAATAAAAAATCCTCAACATCGTGCAGAGGTGGAACAACTTTGGGAATTAAATCCTGGACAAATTTCCCCTCATCCTGGTTTAACAGCTTGGGATATGATTACAGGTTTGGAAACTGGTGATGTGGGGGTATTGTGGATTGCAGCTACTAACCCAGCTGTAAGTATGCCAGATTTGGAACGGACGAAAAAGGCATTATTGCGATCGCCTTTCACAATTTACCAAGATGCCTACTATCCCACAGAAACGGCTGCTTATGCTCATGTCCTGCTTCCTGCGGCTCAGTGGGGTGAGAAAACTGGTATCATGACTAACTCAGAGCGTCGCGTTACCCTGTGTCAAGCCTTCCGCCAACCGCCAAGGGAAGCTAAACCAGATTGGGAAATTTTCGCGGAAGTTGGACGCAGATTAGGGTTTGCTGACCAATTCGCCTTTACCAACTCAGCCCAAGTCTACGCCGAGTTTGTCCAACTAACTAAGGGTCGTCCTTGTGATATGTCCGGTATTACTCACGAACAATTACAGGCGCAAGGGCCTACACAATGGCCGCATCCAGAAATGGGGAGTGGAGACAACAGCAAAAGACTTTATACTGACTTACGCTTTCACACTCCTGATGGTCGGGCTAGATTTGGTGCTTATTATTCTAAAGGATTGGCAGAACCACCAGACCCAGATTATCCTTTTGTCTTAACTACTGGTCGTTTATACGGACATTGGCACACACAAACTCGGACTGGTCGGATTGAGAAAATTCGCTCGATGCACCCCCAACCATTTATCGAAATTCATCCCCGTGATGCGGCGAAGTTAGCAATTCAAGATAAGCAAGTAATAGAAGTGCGATCGCGTCGTGGTGTTGCTCAGTTTCCTGCTAAAGTGACAAAAGCGATCGCCCCTGGTACAGTTTTTGTGCCTATGCACTGGGGTACACTCTGGGCAGATAATGCCGAAGCTAACGCCCTCACCCATCCTGAATCTTGTCCTGATTCACTGCAACCGGAGTTAAAAGCCTGTGCAGTACAACTAATACCTATTGCTGTAGAAATTCCAGCCCAAAATTATCAACTCCAGTCTTCTCAATGGTAAGCTGCTAGTTATAAGTTATTCGCACTTTCATCAATAGAGATTCATCAATAGTTATGATTATGATTTCTCATAATCTAGTTATTTACTGTCTATAGTTTTAGTGTTTAACTAAGATTTCCATATTGTTTACATAATTAAATATAAAAACAACTGACGAAATAATCTCATTTGTCATAGTAATATCGATGAATCCTCTAGATTAATCTAGAGGATTTTTATTTTTGATAGAGCTTACTGAGAAATGGGGTGCAGGTTATGAAAAGGTTAATCAGGAAAGTTTTTGGCTGGGTAAAAGACGAGAACTTCATGCACGGTATCGAAAATGTAGAGGTAATAGTCTCTAAAGTTCTCTCTATTTTTATGGTGCTAGTAATTTTAGTAGCGATTGTTGATTTAGGAATTTTTATCGTTAAAGAAGTTTTTACTGTTCCCTACGGCAAAATCAATACTACACTATTTAAAGTTTTTGGTTTATTCTTAAATATTTTAATTGCTCTAGAAATATTAGAAAATATTACCGCTTATCTGAAAAAACACGTTTTTCAGGTTGAGTTAGTAATTGTTACTTCTTTAATCGCTGTGGCTAGAAAGATTATTATTCTTGATTTGGAAAAAGTTCAAGGTATTGATATAATCGGTTTAGGAACGGCTGTTTTAGCTCTCTCAATTAGTTATTTAATTATCCGCTCTAGTAACTCAGACAGTAGAAATTAAAAAAAATCATTTAATAATATTAATATTTATATTTATGACAGATTTCTTTCAATTTGAAGCAGATTTTGTTGATTCTCTACGCTGCATACCAATGCAGGTGCGCTACAAACTTGATACCTGTGGCATTAAGCTAAAGCTATCAGATTGGAATCACATGACTCAAGCTGAACGAGAAGCTTTAGTTGAATTACCTTGCAGTACAGAAACAGAAATTCAAGCTTACCAAGACTATCTTCAACAATTAATTATCAAACATACTGGCACACCACCTACTACTTTACCTATCGAACCTGAGCCAGCTTGGTTAAACTCAAACACCATACCAAATAGTATTCAAGATAAAGCGCAAGAAATAGGCATAAATATTACCTTGTCACATTGGGTAAGTTTAACACCATTACAGCGTTTCGCCTTGATTAAACTCAGCCGTTCTGGACACGAAAACAAGAATTTTCCCAAAGCGATCGCAGAATTTCATCTTCATTAGTCATTAGTCATTAGTCAACAGTCCATAGTTGATAGTTTCCATAAATGTATGAGCTTTGACTTAGGCTTATGGGTAAAAATTTACAAATTAAACTGGTTTAATACAGCCAAGTTGAATAATATTTAGTTGCATTGCTGATGTATTAAATATTGATGATTGGCAACTAAGAAAAGAATATGAGTATTATGACTGGTAAAAAAATTCTGTTTCTTGTTGGGGACTATGTGGAAGATTATGAAATTATGGTTCCCTTTCAAGCTTTGCAAATGGTAGGGCATACAGTCCATGCAGTTTGTCCAGATAAGCAGGCTGGTGACAAGATTCGGACAGCAATTCACGATTTTGAAGGAGATCAGACTTACAGTGAAAAGCCTGGTCACAACTTCACCTTAAACGCTACATTTGCTGAAGTTAAACCAGAAAATTACGATGCCTTAGTTGTCCCTGGTGGACGCGCACCCGAATATATTCGCCTCAATCAAAAAGTATTAGACATTACTCGTCATTTTGCTCAAGCTAATAAGCCTATTGCTGCTATCTGCCACGGTTTACAACTTTTGGCGGC harbors:
- a CDS encoding NarK family nitrate/nitrite MFS transporter gives rise to the protein MLKELFSIRDRYRILHQTWFAFFLTFVCWFNFAPFATTIGKQLHLLPEQIKTLGICNLALTIPARLIIGMLLDKFGPRKTYSILLIFAAVPCLATALSQDFNQLVISRLLMGIVGSGFVVGIRMVAEWFSPKEMGIAQGIYGGWGNFGAFGAEFALPMIAVATGFLAGGASNWRLAIALTGIIAAIYGVIYYNTVQDTPPGKTYQRPKKNGALEVTSVKSFWAMLVSNFGLIFALGLLAWRLAQKNIHFLTISQMYLVWFLLAGLFTCQTYQAYQVNKELLLGKKTYPPSGRYQFGQVALLEFTYVTNFGSELAVVSMLPAFFEKTFALEHVVAGMIAAIYPFLNLFSRPSGGLISDKFGSRKWTMTIISAGIGVSYLTAHFINGNWPIPVAIAVTMFAAYFAQAGCGATYGIVPLIKKEATGQIAGNVGAYGNFGGVVYLTIFSLTDAPTLFTTMGIAALICAFMCAFLLKEPQGSFAGTSESELANNTPQNPAFLAED
- a CDS encoding molybdopterin oxidoreductase family protein, which encodes MSEFTKTLCPYCGVGCGLEVSPPAQANKATNRDSQGNPIWRVRGDKAHPSSQGMVCVKGATIAESLDKNRLHYPMVRDSLDQEFRRVSWDEAFDLITKRIQTVRFTQGPEAVCMYGSGQFQTEDYYLAQKLMKGCLGSNNFDANSRLCMSSAVSGYIQSFGADGPPCCYEDLELTDCAFLIGTNTAECHPIVFNRLEKYHRKNRKVKMIVVDPRRTPTAEAADLHLAINPGTDIDLLNGIAHLLMRWNMIDVGFIDDCTRDFSAYAEVIRHYSPEVVARQCGISIEDLETAARYWGESGRVLSMWSMGVNQSSEGTAKVRTIINLHLMTGQIGKPGAGPFSLTGQPNAMGGREAGGLAHLLPGYRLIKNPQHRAEVEQLWELNPGQISPHPGLTAWDMITGLETGDVGVLWIAATNPAVSMPDLERTKKALLRSPFTIYQDAYYPTETAAYAHVLLPAAQWGEKTGIMTNSERRVTLCQAFRQPPREAKPDWEIFAEVGRRLGFADQFAFTNSAQVYAEFVQLTKGRPCDMSGITHEQLQAQGPTQWPHPEMGSGDNSKRLYTDLRFHTPDGRARFGAYYSKGLAEPPDPDYPFVLTTGRLYGHWHTQTRTGRIEKIRSMHPQPFIEIHPRDAAKLAIQDKQVIEVRSRRGVAQFPAKVTKAIAPGTVFVPMHWGTLWADNAEANALTHPESCPDSLQPELKACAVQLIPIAVEIPAQNYQLQSSQW
- a CDS encoding phosphate-starvation-inducible PsiE family protein, with product MKRLIRKVFGWVKDENFMHGIENVEVIVSKVLSIFMVLVILVAIVDLGIFIVKEVFTVPYGKINTTLFKVFGLFLNILIALEILENITAYLKKHVFQVELVIVTSLIAVARKIIILDLEKVQGIDIIGLGTAVLALSISYLIIRSSNSDSRN
- a CDS encoding nitrate reductase associated protein → MTDFFQFEADFVDSLRCIPMQVRYKLDTCGIKLKLSDWNHMTQAEREALVELPCSTETEIQAYQDYLQQLIIKHTGTPPTTLPIEPEPAWLNSNTIPNSIQDKAQEIGINITLSHWVSLTPLQRFALIKLSRSGHENKNFPKAIAEFHLH
- a CDS encoding DJ-1/PfpI family protein, with amino-acid sequence MTGKKILFLVGDYVEDYEIMVPFQALQMVGHTVHAVCPDKQAGDKIRTAIHDFEGDQTYSEKPGHNFTLNATFAEVKPENYDALVVPGGRAPEYIRLNQKVLDITRHFAQANKPIAAICHGLQLLAAADVLRGKSCTAYPACSPDVRAAGGVYVQIPVDEAIVDGNLVTAPAWPAHPRWLAEFLKVLGTKIEHPEVARV